Proteins encoded in a region of the Vicia villosa cultivar HV-30 ecotype Madison, WI linkage group LG5, Vvil1.0, whole genome shotgun sequence genome:
- the LOC131605533 gene encoding uncharacterized protein LOC131605533: MKLLQKYERSSGQMVNLDKSEASFSQNVCEEDKVLIRSRMGVKTVTSHSKYLGLPVVLGRSKKEVFTLVVERAWKKIKGWKEQFLSRAGKEVLIKAVAPAIPTYIMGCYKLPLVIS; this comes from the coding sequence ATGAAACTTCTGCAAAAATATGAGCGTTCTTCGGGGCAGATGGTAAACCTTGATAAATCAGAGGCATCGTTTAGTCAAAATGTTTGTGAAGAAGATAAAGTTTTGATCCGGTCAAGGATGGGAGTAAAGACGGTCACGAGCCACTCAAAGTACCTTGGTTTGCCAGTTGTCCTAGGAAGATCGAAGAAAGAGGTTTTTACTCTAGTTGTTGAGAGAGCGTGGAAGAAGATCAAAGGGTGGAAAGAACAATTTCTGTCCAGAGCAGGGAAAGAGGTCCTCATAAAAGCGGTGGCCCCGGCGATACCAACCTACATTATGGGATGCTATAAGCTTCCGTTAGTAATCTCTTAG